A region from the Candidatus Margulisiibacteriota bacterium genome encodes:
- a CDS encoding OmpA family protein, with protein sequence MKKLFYHSEETENPFALSIGDLMAALLLIFVLLLASTLLKLQDEFESKSQVAEQYSAIKDNLYKELLIEFKSDLTKWNAVFDKATLAIRFKEPDILFETGKYELKDDFKIILKDFFPRYIKVLTKKQFKDNIEEIRIEGHTDNTGDYFMNMALSQNRTRSVLTYLLNSTPINKESKLWVKINLTANGLSYSKPIADNNTIQGRSLNRRVEFRIRTNAEKQIDEILKYSGKK encoded by the coding sequence ATGAAAAAACTCTTTTATCATTCAGAAGAAACTGAAAATCCTTTTGCTTTATCCATTGGTGATTTAATGGCAGCATTATTACTGATCTTTGTCTTATTATTAGCATCCACGCTTCTGAAACTTCAAGATGAATTCGAAAGCAAATCTCAAGTGGCGGAACAATATTCCGCAATTAAAGACAACCTTTACAAAGAATTATTGATTGAGTTTAAAAGTGATTTAACAAAATGGAATGCAGTGTTTGACAAAGCAACTTTAGCCATACGATTCAAAGAACCAGATATTCTCTTTGAAACTGGCAAATATGAGTTAAAGGATGATTTTAAAATAATTTTAAAAGATTTTTTCCCGCGCTATATCAAAGTTTTAACAAAAAAACAATTCAAGGACAATATTGAAGAAATAAGGATTGAAGGACATACGGATAATACAGGAGACTATTTCATGAATATGGCTCTTTCGCAAAATCGTACACGCAGTGTTCTTACGTATCTACTAAACTCAACACCAATTAACAAAGAATCTAAATTATGGGTAAAAATAAATCTTACAGCTAATGGGCTTTCATATAGTAAGCCCATAGCAGATAACAATACCATACAAGGAAGAAGCCTAAACAGGCGTGTTGAATTCAGAATAAGAACAAACGCCGAGAAACAAATTGATGAAATATTAAAATATAGTGGTAAAAAATAA
- a CDS encoding nucleoside 2-deoxyribosyltransferase produces MTKNIYFAGSIRGGRDDAAMYEQIIGHLQKHGTVLTEHVGNLGITGKGEANNTDLFIHNRDMEWLTSAEIIVAEVTTPSLGVGYEIAKATILNKKVLCLYRPENGKKLSAMIAGCPSVTVCEYQNFNEATVAIDTFMDNNGVHNKKDG; encoded by the coding sequence ATGACTAAAAATATATACTTTGCAGGATCAATTAGAGGTGGCCGGGATGACGCGGCCATGTATGAGCAAATAATCGGCCATCTGCAAAAACATGGCACAGTATTGACTGAGCACGTTGGTAATCTAGGCATCACTGGCAAAGGAGAGGCCAATAATACCGATCTGTTTATACATAATCGTGATATGGAATGGCTAACCTCAGCTGAAATAATTGTCGCTGAAGTAACTACGCCTAGCTTAGGTGTAGGCTATGAAATCGCTAAGGCAACTATTCTGAACAAAAAAGTTTTATGTTTATATCGGCCCGAAAATGGCAAAAAGCTATCCGCTATGATCGCTGGATGTCCCAGTGTGACTGTATGTGAATATCAAAATTTTAATGAAGCAACTGTGGCCATAGACACATTTATGGATAATAATGGCGTTCATAATAAAAAAGATGGGTAA